A part of Vespertiliibacter pulmonis genomic DNA contains:
- the pepT gene encoding peptidase T: MKVASSQPLLERLLRYTKIHTTSDPKSQSVPSSPQQWDLLHLLRDEMQAMGLTEISLDQNGYLFATLPATTTKKIPVLGLLAHVDTSPDFNGCNVNPQIIEQYDGSDILLQGSGDWLSATQFPALLGLKNHTLITTDGTSLLGADDKSGIAIILSAVEYLLAHPEIPHGKIRIGFTVDEEIGRGADHFDVTAFGADVAYTLDGGPLGELQYENFNADYATVTFYGRSVHPGTAKGKMINALERACEFQQRLPAHLTPAMSEKREGFIMLHAIEGSVDQAELHYILRSFDRQELVSFGDYLTNTMQAMQQQYGEACGKVDIVEQYRNMYEVLQSHRYLVDIAEKVMKNQGIQPILEPIRGGTDGSRLSFMGLPCPNLFTGGENFHGRFEFISLDVMQQAVNVIIGIAQAFADYPFEAEEI; the protein is encoded by the coding sequence ATGAAAGTAGCATCAAGCCAACCATTACTTGAGCGTTTATTACGCTATACGAAAATTCATACAACCTCAGATCCAAAAAGCCAGAGTGTGCCGAGCTCACCACAGCAGTGGGATTTACTTCATTTATTGCGTGATGAAATGCAAGCAATGGGGCTAACAGAAATTAGCTTGGATCAAAATGGTTATCTATTTGCTACTTTACCTGCAACTACAACAAAGAAAATTCCTGTTCTTGGGTTACTTGCCCACGTTGATACTTCCCCTGATTTCAACGGTTGTAATGTAAACCCGCAAATTATAGAACAATATGATGGAAGTGATATTCTCCTGCAAGGTAGTGGTGATTGGCTATCCGCAACGCAGTTTCCAGCGCTTCTCGGGCTGAAAAATCATACTTTAATTACTACCGATGGTACGTCGCTTTTAGGTGCAGATGATAAATCTGGAATAGCCATTATTTTATCTGCCGTAGAGTATTTACTTGCTCACCCTGAAATTCCACACGGTAAAATTCGCATTGGTTTTACAGTAGATGAAGAAATTGGGCGTGGAGCAGATCACTTTGATGTAACTGCTTTTGGTGCAGACGTGGCTTACACTTTAGACGGTGGTCCACTCGGTGAATTGCAGTATGAAAATTTTAATGCTGATTATGCAACGGTTACCTTTTATGGACGGAGTGTTCACCCTGGTACAGCAAAAGGAAAAATGATCAATGCGTTAGAACGAGCCTGTGAGTTTCAACAGCGTCTGCCAGCCCATCTTACACCTGCAATGAGTGAAAAACGTGAAGGTTTTATTATGTTGCACGCCATTGAAGGTAGCGTGGATCAGGCTGAATTACACTATATTTTACGCAGTTTTGATCGTCAGGAATTGGTTTCTTTTGGAGATTATCTAACTAATACAATGCAAGCAATGCAGCAACAATATGGTGAAGCGTGTGGAAAAGTCGATATTGTTGAACAGTATCGCAATATGTATGAAGTATTGCAATCTCATCGTTATTTAGTAGATATAGCTGAAAAAGTAATGAAAAATCAAGGTATTCAGCCGATTCTTGAGCCAATTCGTGGTGGAACAGATGGATCACGTCTTTCATTTATGGGATTACCTTGTCCGAATTTATTTACGGGCGGAGAAAATTTCCATGGGCGTTTTGAATTTATTTCCCTTGATGTGATGCAACAAGCGGTTAATGTTATCATTGGGATTGCACAAGCTTTTGCTGATTACCCATTTGAAGCTGAAGAAATATAG
- the mfd gene encoding transcription-repair coupling factor produces MSFTLQFTLPQSDGKYQDHQTLGSLVGHSDTLAIAQASEQFNGLSVVVTPDTRTALRLEKSLPQFCDMPIQIFPDWETLPYDNFSPHQDIISARLSALFQLQQSRKQIFLLPISTLLQKLCPPSYLANNVLLIKKGDRFSIEKLRLQLENAGYRAVEQVLEYGEYAVRGALLDLYPMGSELPYRLDFFDDEIDTIRTFDVDSQRTIEAIDEINLLPAHEFPTDNQGIEFFRGQFREQFGEIRREPEHIYQQVSKGILNAGIEYWQPLFFEKMASFFDYLPKSTLFITLGDLAFKAEQFEKDTAQRFESRRVDPMRPLLPPDRLWFKFDEISRELKNYPRLSLTSDKVRKSANKQNANVLPLPDIAINSQLKEPFQAFQQFHQTFNGNILFSVETEGRRETLLEILAPLGIKPTQIRHISQIEQRYSLMIGQLDQGFIITETSGQILAIICETDLLGEKIQQSRSRDKRKAVNPDTLIRNLAELKIGQAVVHLENGVGRYGGLVTLDTGGIVAEYLVLHYANDAKLYVPISSLHLISRYIGGSDENAPLHKLGSEAWVKTRQKAAEKIRDVAAELLDVYAKRESQKGFAFEYDREAFQQFSATFPYEETEDQKIAINAVISDMCLPKAMDRLVCGDVGFGKTEVAIRAAFLAIMNQKQVAILAPTTLLAQQHYENFKDRFANLPVYVEVLSRFKTAKEQKDILTRAEEGKVDILVGTHKLLQDDVKFSDLGLLVIDEEHRFGVRQKERIKQLRANVDILTLTATPIPRTLNMALNGMRDLSIIASPPARRLSTKTFVRQNDDVVIREAILREILRGGQVYYLHNDVATIEMCAEKLAELVPEARIVIGHGQMRERDLERVMSDFYHQRFNLLVCTTIIETGIDVPTANTIIIERADKFGLAQLHQLRGRVGRSHHQAYAYMLIPNPKTLTKDAKQRLEAMSTIDNLGAGFVLATHDLEIRGAGELLGSEQSGQIESIGFSLYMDLLENAVKALQEGREPTLEEITQQQVEIELRIPALLPESYVPDVNIRLSFYKRIASTENDEALNVLKVELIDRFGELPDAARNLFQINKLRYIAKDLGLKKVEAGINGGYLEFKPNATPDPLKFLQLIQKDKNSFKFDGPLKFKFMQRFEDSAERLQFVTQLLDQLSKDH; encoded by the coding sequence ATGTCTTTTACACTTCAATTTACCTTGCCACAATCAGACGGCAAATATCAAGATCACCAAACACTTGGCTCACTGGTTGGGCATTCTGATACTTTAGCGATTGCTCAAGCAAGTGAACAGTTTAACGGTTTAAGTGTGGTTGTTACGCCAGATACTCGTACTGCATTACGCCTTGAAAAGAGCCTACCGCAATTTTGTGATATGCCAATTCAGATTTTCCCTGATTGGGAGACGTTACCCTACGATAACTTCTCCCCCCATCAGGATATTATTTCTGCACGATTATCTGCACTTTTTCAGTTACAACAGAGTAGAAAACAGATTTTTCTATTGCCAATTAGTACCTTACTGCAAAAACTTTGTCCGCCTAGCTATTTAGCAAATAATGTTTTACTGATTAAAAAAGGCGATCGCTTTTCGATCGAAAAATTACGCTTACAGCTAGAAAATGCAGGTTATCGAGCGGTTGAGCAAGTTTTAGAGTATGGTGAGTATGCTGTGAGAGGAGCATTGCTTGATCTTTATCCAATGGGGAGTGAACTACCGTATCGGCTAGATTTTTTTGATGATGAAATTGATACAATCCGCACTTTTGATGTAGATAGTCAGCGAACGATTGAGGCTATTGACGAAATTAATTTGTTGCCCGCTCACGAATTCCCAACAGATAATCAAGGCATTGAATTTTTCCGAGGGCAGTTTCGGGAACAATTTGGTGAGATCCGCCGTGAGCCAGAACATATTTATCAGCAAGTTAGCAAAGGCATTTTGAATGCAGGGATAGAGTACTGGCAACCACTATTTTTTGAAAAAATGGCAAGTTTTTTCGACTATTTACCTAAATCAACCCTTTTTATCACTCTTGGGGATTTAGCATTTAAGGCGGAACAATTTGAGAAAGATACAGCACAACGTTTTGAAAGCCGTCGAGTTGATCCAATGCGTCCGCTGTTACCGCCCGATAGATTGTGGTTTAAATTTGATGAAATCAGCCGAGAGCTAAAAAATTACCCACGATTAAGTTTAACGTCAGATAAAGTACGAAAGTCAGCCAATAAACAGAATGCAAACGTGCTACCTTTGCCAGATATTGCGATCAATTCCCAGTTGAAAGAACCTTTTCAAGCCTTCCAACAATTTCATCAAACATTTAATGGCAACATTTTATTTTCAGTAGAAACGGAAGGCAGACGAGAAACACTCCTCGAGATCCTTGCTCCATTAGGAATAAAACCAACACAAATTCGCCATATTAGTCAAATAGAACAACGCTATTCTTTGATGATCGGGCAACTTGACCAGGGCTTTATTATTACTGAGACAAGCGGTCAAATCTTAGCTATTATTTGCGAAACGGATCTGCTTGGTGAAAAAATTCAACAGAGCCGTAGCCGTGATAAACGTAAAGCGGTAAACCCTGATACATTGATCCGCAATCTAGCAGAGCTAAAAATTGGGCAAGCCGTTGTCCATTTAGAAAATGGTGTTGGACGCTATGGTGGCTTGGTTACTCTTGATACGGGCGGTATTGTTGCTGAATATTTAGTCTTACATTATGCTAACGACGCTAAACTTTATGTACCGATTTCTTCGTTACATCTAATTAGCCGTTATATTGGCGGAAGTGATGAAAATGCTCCTTTGCACAAATTAGGATCGGAAGCGTGGGTAAAAACTCGTCAGAAAGCGGCAGAAAAAATTCGTGATGTAGCGGCAGAATTACTTGATGTGTATGCAAAACGAGAATCGCAGAAAGGCTTTGCATTTGAATATGACAGAGAGGCATTTCAACAGTTTAGTGCTACATTCCCTTATGAAGAAACCGAGGATCAGAAAATAGCGATCAATGCGGTAATCAGTGATATGTGCTTACCAAAAGCGATGGATCGGCTTGTTTGTGGTGATGTTGGATTTGGGAAAACGGAAGTGGCAATTCGTGCAGCATTTTTAGCCATAATGAATCAAAAACAGGTGGCAATTTTAGCACCAACGACTTTATTAGCCCAGCAACACTATGAAAATTTCAAAGACCGATTTGCAAATTTACCTGTTTATGTTGAGGTCCTTTCCCGTTTTAAAACAGCAAAAGAGCAGAAAGATATTCTAACAAGAGCGGAAGAGGGAAAAGTTGATATTCTAGTTGGAACGCATAAATTACTGCAAGATGATGTGAAATTTAGCGATCTTGGGTTATTAGTGATTGATGAAGAACACCGTTTTGGTGTGCGTCAAAAAGAGCGTATTAAGCAGTTGCGTGCGAATGTCGATATTTTAACTCTCACAGCAACGCCGATTCCAAGAACCCTCAATATGGCATTAAATGGAATGCGAGATTTGTCGATTATTGCGAGTCCACCTGCTCGCCGTTTATCGACCAAAACTTTTGTTCGACAAAACGATGATGTTGTTATTCGAGAAGCGATTTTGCGTGAAATTTTGCGTGGCGGACAAGTGTATTACCTACATAATGATGTCGCTACAATTGAAATGTGTGCAGAAAAATTAGCGGAACTCGTGCCAGAGGCTCGCATTGTGATCGGACATGGACAAATGCGAGAGCGTGACTTAGAACGAGTAATGTCAGATTTTTATCACCAACGTTTTAATTTATTAGTGTGTACGACCATTATTGAAACAGGTATTGATGTGCCAACCGCTAATACGATTATTATTGAACGTGCAGATAAATTTGGTTTAGCACAGCTACATCAGTTGCGTGGGCGTGTTGGGCGTTCACACCATCAAGCCTATGCTTATATGCTTATTCCAAATCCAAAAACATTGACGAAAGATGCTAAACAGCGGCTAGAGGCAATGAGTACAATTGATAATTTAGGCGCAGGTTTTGTGCTGGCAACCCACGATTTAGAAATTCGAGGTGCTGGCGAATTATTAGGCAGTGAGCAGAGTGGTCAGATTGAAAGTATCGGGTTTTCACTGTATATGGATCTTCTTGAAAATGCGGTTAAAGCATTGCAAGAAGGACGAGAACCAACGTTAGAAGAGATCACCCAACAGCAAGTCGAAATTGAATTGAGAATTCCAGCCTTATTGCCAGAAAGCTATGTTCCCGATGTAAATATACGTCTTTCTTTTTATAAACGTATTGCGAGTACGGAAAATGATGAGGCGTTGAATGTGTTAAAAGTGGAATTGATTGACCGCTTTGGGGAATTACCTGATGCGGCTAGAAATTTATTCCAAATCAATAAGTTACGTTATATTGCGAAAGATTTAGGGTTAAAAAAAGTAGAAGCGGGTATAAACGGTGGTTATCTTGAATTTAAACCAAATGCAACGCCTGATCCGCTTAAATTTTTGCAACTTATTCAAAAGGATAAAAATAGCTTTAAATTTGATGGTCCATTGAAATTTAAATTTATGCAACGGTTTGAAGATTCCGCAGAGCGGTTACAATTTGTTACTCAGCTACTGGATCAATTATCAAAAGATCATTAA